In Paenibacillus sonchi, a single genomic region encodes these proteins:
- a CDS encoding AraC family transcriptional regulator produces MSSIKFQSASEVQWNKALRVQNAGSSIPEQYNLTMPYSIFSMYCDLSNEDAALIVNTVIPGQHYLRSLSKKELQSHYNRRTIHNHDYFEFMYVISGEVLNYIEDTCCSYGSGDVCLLGLNTRHVEEFSTDFNAVYFCISHDYIREVILNDLLYTESNKPVNHTNMVYEFISDSLNKRDQHRKEYLNFFMNDTRSNSGFTDRMQRLINELIMEILSQKPGWSYMVKGLFSRMFFLLEDMTLYNTKRVGLSSNPEDLLFMRISYLLEERKGHISRGELGSLLNYNPDYLNRIVKKNTGASILEYGQTFSLKEAEALLIHSTDSISDIVHKLGFSNRSHFYRIFKAKHGYTPKEYREKYCGPDIQ; encoded by the coding sequence ATGAGCTCAATCAAATTTCAAAGCGCTTCAGAGGTACAATGGAATAAGGCACTGCGTGTTCAAAATGCAGGCAGCTCTATTCCAGAGCAGTACAATCTTACCATGCCATACAGCATTTTCAGCATGTATTGTGACTTAAGCAATGAGGATGCGGCTTTAATTGTGAATACAGTAATACCCGGGCAACATTATCTTCGCTCTTTATCCAAAAAAGAACTTCAGTCCCACTATAATCGGCGGACAATCCATAATCACGATTACTTTGAATTCATGTATGTGATCAGCGGTGAAGTACTAAATTACATTGAAGATACCTGTTGCAGTTATGGCAGTGGCGATGTGTGTTTGCTCGGGCTTAATACCAGACATGTCGAAGAATTTTCAACGGATTTCAACGCGGTGTATTTTTGTATTTCGCACGATTACATTAGGGAGGTCATTCTAAACGATTTACTGTATACGGAGAGCAACAAGCCTGTTAATCATACCAACATGGTTTATGAGTTCATATCGGATAGCTTGAACAAAAGGGATCAACACCGCAAAGAGTATTTAAACTTTTTCATGAATGATACGAGATCCAACTCTGGTTTCACGGACAGGATGCAGCGCTTAATCAACGAGTTAATCATGGAAATATTAAGCCAGAAACCGGGATGGTCCTATATGGTGAAAGGTCTGTTCTCCCGGATGTTCTTCCTGCTGGAAGATATGACTTTATACAATACCAAACGCGTGGGCCTTTCCTCCAATCCTGAAGATCTTCTGTTTATGCGTATATCCTATCTGCTTGAAGAGCGAAAAGGCCATATCTCGCGAGGCGAGCTGGGGAGCCTGCTAAATTATAACCCTGACTATCTCAACCGTATTGTCAAAAAAAATACCGGAGCAAGCATACTTGAATATGGTCAAACTTTCAGCTTGAAGGAGGCGGAAGCTCTGCTGATTCACAGCACCGACAGTATTTCCGACATTGTACACAAGCTCGGCTTCTCTAACCGCTCCCATTTTTACCGGATATTCAAAGCGAAGCATGGTTATACGCCGAAAGAATATAGAGAAAAGTACTGCGGCCCAGATATACAATAG
- a CDS encoding fibronectin type III-like domain-contianing protein produces MSKEQEGIRVSVKVRNTGDREGNEIIQCYIRDIVAKRVRPVKQLVDFAKIPLQAGVESEVVFKVPYQAMGYYDMSMNYVIEEGEFEVFVGGNSVDCLSSKFWL; encoded by the coding sequence GTGAGTAAGGAGCAGGAAGGGATCAGGGTGTCCGTTAAGGTAAGGAATACCGGAGATCGTGAAGGGAATGAGATTATCCAGTGTTATATCCGCGATATCGTGGCGAAGCGGGTCCGACCGGTAAAGCAGCTGGTTGATTTTGCGAAGATTCCATTGCAGGCAGGAGTGGAAAGCGAAGTCGTCTTTAAAGTGCCCTATCAGGCAATGGGCTACTATGACATGAGTATGAATTATGTTATTGAAGAAGGAGAATTTGAAGTTTTTGTGGGAGGGAATTCAGTAGATTGCCTGTCAAGTAAGTTCTGGCTATAA